The following proteins come from a genomic window of Anopheles ziemanni chromosome 3, idAnoZiCoDA_A2_x.2, whole genome shotgun sequence:
- the LOC131284871 gene encoding transmembrane protein 17A-like translates to MKENDKTIARKSDYEEEEVISNMWVQLLIHFNVYFAGIWILVTIIFLNYEFTNINEIEKILSILSLIVAIPLEVVRLYLGFTGNLMSAIPSFAGFLILSFLIQLPLQVYLLMATHTVKHLLPTVVQSIATGTLVLQIGIGVPAMRKLSAFRRKQFQLERWHYMGKNGATERSNSKSERVVE, encoded by the exons atgaaggaaaatgataaaactaTTGCAAGGAAAAGCGACTATGAAG AGGAGGAAGTGATCTCCAACATGTGGGTTCAACTCTTGATCCATTTCAATGTCTACTTCGCCGgaatttggattctagtgacaatcatatttttaaactatGAG TTCACCAATATtaatgaaatcgaaaaaatACTGTCCATCCTCTCGCTCATCGTCGCAATACCGTTGGAAGTGGTTCGACTCTATCTAGGCTTTACAGGGAACCTTATGAGCGCG ATACCAAGTTTTGCCGGTTTCCTCATACTGTCGTTCCTCATACAACTGCCACTGCAAGTCTATCTGCTGATGGCCACACACACCGTAAAGCACCTGCTACCAACCGTGGTGCAATCGATTGCGACCGGTACACTGGTTCTGCAGATCGGAATAGGAGTTCCAGCGATGCGAAAACTGTCCGCCTTTCGAAGGAAACAGTTCCAGCTGGAACGATGGCATTATATGGGCAAGAATGGTGCAACTGAGCGATCCAATTCAAAATCTGAAAGGGTTGTTGAATAA
- the LOC131290062 gene encoding coatomer subunit beta: MASVSEGMSCYTIINPPEIEPYNEMQLKQDLEKGEVNVKIETLKKVIQLMLQGERLPNLLMTIIRFVLPLQNHTLKKLLLIYWEIVPKTSADGKLLQEMILVCDAYRKDLQHPNEFLRGATLRFLCKLKEPELLEPLMPTIRTSLEHRHSYVRRNAVLAIFTIYKNFDWLVPDGPELIANFLDTQQDMSCKRNAFLMLLHADQERALNYLASCLDQVSNFGDILQLVIVELIYKVCHANPAERSRFIRCIYNLLNSSSNAVRYEAAGTLVTLSTAPTAIKAAVSCYIDLIVKESDNNVKLIVLDRLIALKENENIERIMQELVMDVLRVLSATDIEVRRKTLALAMDLVSSRNIEEMVLVLKKEVSKTHNIEHEDTGKYRQLLVRTLHSCCIKFPDVAAAVIPVLVEFLSDSNELAAGDVLVFVREAIQKFSHLQPLVIEKLLEAFPAIKSAKIHRTTLWILGEYANSLKDIMEVIGVVNRALGEVPIVEAEQSRLAGNETSEEEQKPAEVVNNTNKVTSDGTYATQSAFSVAPVTKKVERPPLRQYMMDGDFFVAATLASTLTKLALKFIQLEPNEKKQNRLCTCAMLIMSSILHLGKSGLPTKAITNDDTDRIYLCLKTLSLRTPEVVEIFTQSCRNALAHMLSAQSEEKAQEKKDKLQKNAAKIQPDDPIAFTQLANGKNDQLGENVFELSLNQALAGTKSTALTDIASPNSKLNKVNQLTGFSDPVYAEAYVHVNQYDIVLDVLIVNQTSDTLQNCTLELATVGDLKLVEKPHPVVLAPHDFCNIKANVKVSSTENGIIFGNIVYDTTFSSNVVVLNTIQIDIMDYILPATCTDTEFRTMWVEFEWENKVSVNTTLTDLHDYLRLLLKSTNMKCLTPEKALSGQCGFMAANMYARSIFGEDALANLSIEKPLDRPDAPVTGHIRIRAKSQGMALSLGDKINHTQKCLQEKSVAA, encoded by the exons ATGGCGTCTGTGTCCGAGGGGATGTCGTGTTACACGATAATAAATCCTCCCGAAATCGAGCCGTACAATGAAATGCAACTAAAGCAGGATCTCG AGAAGGGCGAAGTGAACGTGAAAATAGAAACGTTGAAAAAAGTGATCCAGCTAATGCTGCAGGGAGAACGGCTACCGAACTTGCTGATGACGATCATTCGGTTCGtgcttccgctgcaaaaccaTACCCTCAagaagctgctgctgatcTACTGGGAGATTGTCCCGAAAACCTCCGCCGATGGGAAACTACTGCAGGAGATGATACTGGTGTGCGATGCGTACCGGAAGGATCTGCAGCACCCGAACGAGTTTCTTCGCGGCGCCACGTTGCGATTCCTCTGCAAGCTAAAGGAACCGGAGCTGCTCGAACCCCTAATGCCAACCATTCGGACCAGCCTCGAGCACCGCCACTCATACGTTCGACGCAATGCCGTGCTGGCCATTTTCACCATCTACAAGAACTTCGATTGGCTCGTGCCAGATGGTCCGGAGTTGATCGCAAACTTCCTCGACACCCAGCAGGACATGTCGTGCAAGCGAAACGCTTTCCTGATGCTGTTGCATGCCGACCAGGAGCGAGCGCTCAACTATTTGGCCTCCTGTCTCGATCAGGTGAGCAACTTTGGTGACATCCTGCAGCTGGTGATCGTCGAGCTGATCTACAAGGTGTGTCACGCGAATCCGGCCGAGCGGTCGCGTTTCATACGGTGTATCTATAATCTGCTAAACTCGTCCTCGAACGCCGTGCGCTACGAAGCGGCCGGCACGCTCGTCACTCTGTCCACCGCTCCCACGGCAATCAAGGCCGCCGTAAGCTGCTACATCGATCTAATCGTCAAGGAGAGCGATAACAACGTGAAGCTGATCGTGCTCGACCGTTTGATTGCGCTGAAGGAGAATGAAAACATCGAGCGCATCATGCAGGAGCTGGTGATGGACGTGCTGCGTGTCCTCAGTGCCACGGACATCGAGGTACGTCGCAAAACCCTTGCCCTAGCGATGGACCTGGTGTCCTCGCGCAACATCGAAGAGATGGTGCTGGTGCTCAAGAAGGAAGTGTCCAAGACACACAACATCGAGCACGAGGATACGGGCAAGTATCGGCAGCTGCTCGTGCGCACGCTGCACAGTTGTTGCATCAAGTTCCCCGATGTGGCCGCGGCCGTCATTCCGGTGCTGGTTGAATTTTTATCCGACTCGAACGAGCTCGCTGCGGGCGACGTGCTGGTGTTTGTGCGGGAAGCGATTCAGAAATTTTCGCACCTGCAGCCGCTGGTGATCGAAAAGCTGCTGGAAGCGTTCCCGGCGATCAAATCGGCCAAAATTCACCGCACTACGCTGTGGATTCTTGGCGAGTACGCAAACTCGTTGAAGGACATCATGGAAGTGATCGGCGTTGTCAATCGTGCGCTTGGCGAAGTGCCGATAGTTGAGGCCGAGCAGAGCCGTCTCGCGGGCAATGAAACCAGCGAGGAGGAACAAAAACCAGCGGAGGTGGTCAATAACACCAACAAGGTGACTTCCGATGGCACGTACGCCACGCAGAGCGCGTTCAGTGTTGCACC GGTCACCAAAAAGGTGGAACGGCCTCCATTGCGGCAGTACATGATGGATGGCGATTTCTTTGTGGCGGCCACGCTTGCATCGACGCTGACTAAGTTGGCGCTCAAGTTTATCCAGCTGGAGCCAAATGAGAAGAAACAGAATCGTTTGTGCACGTGCGCTATGCTTATCATGAGCTCGATTTTGCACCTCGGCAAGTCCGGCCTGCCGACGAAGGCGATCACGAACGACGACACCGATCGTATCTATCTCTGCCTGAAAACGCTCAGCTTGCGCACACCCGAGGTGGTGGAAATCTTCACCCAAAGCTGCCGGAATGCCCTGGCGCACATGCTTAGCGCGCAAAGCGAAGAGAAGGCTCAGGAGAAGAAGGACAAGCTACAGAAGAACGCGGCCAAAATTCAACCGGACGATCCGATCGCGTTCACACAGCTGGCTAACGGGAAGAACGATCAGCTTGGAGAGAACGTGTTCGAGCTTAGCCTCAATCAGGCGCTCGCGGGTACGAAGAGCACGGCGCTGACCGACATTGCCTCGCCGAACAGCAAACTCAACAAGGTCAATCAGTTGACCGGCTTCTCCGATCCGGTGTACGCGGAGGCCTATGTGCACGTCAATCAGTACGACATCGTGCTGGACGTGTTGATCGTGAACCAGACGAGCGACACGCTGCAGAACTGTACGCTCGAGTTGGCCACGGTCGGTGATCTGAAGCTGGTGGAGAAACCGCACCCAGTCGTGCTGGCTCCGCACGATTTCTGCAACATCAAggcaaatgtcaaggtgtccTCCACGGAGAACGGCATCATTTTCGGCAATATTG TTTACGACACGACGTTCTCGTCGAATGTGGTCGTACTGAATACGATTCAGATCGACATCATGGACTACATTCTACCGGCCACCTGCACCGACACCGAGTTCCGGACGATGTGGGTCGAGTTCGAGTGGGAGAACAAGGTGTCGGTCAACACGACGCTCACCGACCTGCACGACTacctgcggctgctgctgaagtCGACCAACATGAAGTGCCTCACCCCGGAGAAGGCACTATCGGGCCAGTGTGGATTTATGGCTGCCAATATGTACGCAAG ATCAATTTTCGGCGAGGATGCTCTGGCCAATCTCAGCATCGAGAAGCCACTGGATCGACCGGACGCACCCGTTACCGGCCACATTAGAATACGCGCCAAAAGTCAG GGCATGGCACTGAGTTTGGgcgataaaataaatcatacgcAAAAGTGCTTGCAGGAGAAATCGGTTGCCGCCTAA
- the LOC131284872 gene encoding uncharacterized protein LOC131284872, giving the protein MGSLEDAIVTGFICRLCSKQKRSVVFIFGVRGTKLDLVNKINNYLPIQINADDDLPKTICEPCLEKILQHHQMIERLQQAQKRFLLMRNEETHQTTVAPRKDIPVVSESAHSSKTTNDNPNDPAAELLKETPSIATINQQNDTGSSEISKAIKRLRADQQNGEAELSENKLLFGT; this is encoded by the exons ATGGGAAGTTTAGAGGATGCCATCGTCACCGGTTTTATTTGCCGATTGTGCTCAAAACAGAAACGTTCGGTAGTTTTCATCTTCGGAGTAAGAGGCACCAAGCTAGATCTGGTGAACAAAATCAACAACTATCTCCCGATACAG ATCAATGCCGATGATGATCTTCCCAAGACAATTTGTGAACCGTGCTTGGAAAAGATTCTACAGCATCATCAAATGATCGAACGGCTCCAACAGGCCCAGAAACGATTCTTGCTAATGCGCAACGAAGAAACGCACCAAACAACCGTTGCTCCAAGGAAGGATATACCAGTGGTATCTGAATCAGCACACAGCTCCAAAACTACGAACGATAATCCAAACGATCCAGCTGCAGAACTACTAAAAGAAACTCCCAGTATCGCTACCATCAATCAACAGAATGATACTGGCAGCAGTGAGATCAGTAAAGCCATTAAACGTTTGAGGGCCGATCAACAAAACGGAGAGGCAG AGCTGTCAGAGAACAAACTATTGTTTGGTACGTAA
- the LOC131287364 gene encoding putative OPA3-like protein CG13603, protein MVVGAFPAAKLGVLAMKQISKPIANLLKERAKNSPFFRKYVCMPPAQFYNWMEVKTKMWALNLGKPTTVPVLNEAMAIDLGANLLGEIIIFTIGAGLLLLEYQRQVRKEENKEEMAIQEKLELQATINELIFQVQRQDTQIREMARVVADLESKSSWKPKILDELPGFTKKSKSEQPLYIPAIPDVGSKDGLKNSGNSGVITKALDIIDNEVFYRDSSASESDDEFSIARNQGIVTRSLNYLLQLNSMPANTNPKQK, encoded by the exons ATGGTTGTGGGTGCATTCCCGGCCGCCAAACTTGGCGTACTGGCCATGAAACAGATATCTAAACCGATTGCAAACTTGCTAAAAGAGCGTGCGAAAAACAGTCCCTTCTTTCGGAAGTACGTTTGTATGCCTCCGGCTCAGTTTTACAATTGGATGGAGGTAAAGACGAAAATGTGGGCCCTGAACTTGGGCAAGCCTACCACGGTGCCGGTACTGAACGAAGCAATGGCCATAGACCTGGGAGCGAATTTGCTTGGCGAAATTATCATCTTCACTATCGGTGCCGGCTTACTATTGCTGGAATATCAGAG GCAAGTGagaaaggaggaaaataaagaagaaatggCCATTCAGGAGAAGCTGGAATTACAGGCTACCATAAATGAGCTAATTTTCCAAGTTCAACGCCAGGACACACAAATTCGAGAAATGGCGCGGGTAGTTGCAGATCTCG AGTCGAAATCCTCCTGGAAACCGAAAATTTTGGACGAACTACCAGGGTTCacgaagaaaagtaaaagtgaACAACCTTTGTATATTCCTGCCATACCGGATGTCGGCTCCAAAGACGGACTCAAAAATAGTGGTAATAGTGGCGTCATTACCAAAGCGCTAGACATTATCGATAACGAAGTTTTTTATAGGGACAGCTCTGCAAGCGAATCAGACGACGAGTTCTCGATAGCACGCAACCAAGGGATAGTCACTCGTAGCTTAAATTACCTATTACAACTCAACTCCATGCCAGCTAACACTAATCCCAAACAAAAGTAG